The DNA segment TCTCGATCTGTGGTTTCTGCTCGGCCAGCTTGATGGCTTGTTGTTGCAGCTCGCCGGTTATTTCTCGCACATTAATCACTTCGCCCACAGGAAAAGCAGCCATGGCGACTTGCTTTGGACGAACGGTTACCAGGTGATATTGATGCAGATATCCGGCTTCCGGGATCTTGCTCGACTGGCCACCGCCAACGGTTGCCAGCGTGACGTACTCGATACCATCCTGGGGATCGTATCGCATATAGTGAATATGGCCAGCGAAAACGGCAGTGACGTTGCCGGTGTCTTTGAGCAGGGGATGCACGCGATCTTTCCAATCGTTTCCGTAACCACCACCTAGCCAGCGGGGATGATGCAGAAAAAGAAATTGATGATCGCAATCTTTGCCTCGCTCTAAGGCTTCCTTAAGAAACGCGAATTGCTCTTCGCTGACTTTCTGAGCCCCAGGCTTACTGAAAGTTTTCTCGCCGGTTTCTGGATCTCCTTCGTCGGAGAAGAGCACGATGAAATTGCAATTCTTGTGCTGAAAAGAATACCACAGCGGACCAAAGTGCATTTCGTAATGCTCTTCGTGTTGCTTCGGCAAAATCTGAGGATCGTTCAGAGGCCGCCAGTAGATGTCATGATTGCCAGCCACCGGAAACCAGGGGCACAGCAGCTCGTTCATGATCGTCTTGAACTCTTTCATCTGCGTCAGCCACTTGTCGGTCTTGTTGTAACCGTTAATCAAGTCGCCAACCGTCATTACCAAGTCAGGCTCAATCAAGTTCACATCGCGCACGGCATCGGCCAAAATGTTGACCCCTTCGTCCGGTCCGCCAGTGCGATCACCGAACACCGCAAAGACAAACGCATCTTCTTCGGTCGGCAGAGGCAGCTTCACATTGCTGGAACGGGTGGTGTAGAAACGCTTGGCGGTTGCCTCTTCAGTACCGTGATGGTGGTTGTGATGATGCAGGTGGCGATCATGCTCGAGAAACGGCGTGGGGTTCGCCTCTTTCTCTTGAGCGATGATCGAGGTAACCGCAAGCAGCCCCATACCGATTGACAAAAACAATAACGTTGCGTGCCGCTTCATATCGTGTGTGCCTTACTTTCTTGGCGAAATTCGCTGTCCAGGTCGTTTGAAACTACCCCGGATGACCTTGATTGTCCAGCGACTTTCGACCGTGCCCACACCTCGCGCCAAGAAACTTCACACTACGCCAACGCAATGTTTGTTGGTCCCCAGTAACAGGTGGTCTAACTACTGGTCATAAGATCGGCCGCTTCTTCGCTGGTGGCGTCTGAGTAGCGATCCACGAGTTGCACGAATTGATCCTTGCAGTTTTCAAAAGCCGTAACCACGTTGGGATCGAAATGCTTCCCGCTATTTTCTCGAATGACCTTCTCGGCGTAATCGGTCGGGTAAGCGTCTTTATAGATGCGCCGCGTAGTCAGCGCGTCGTAAACATCGGCAACTGCCACGATGCGTGCCGAAAGAGGGATATCGGTTCCGCTTAGGCCATAAGGATAGCCGCTTCCATCCCATTTTTCATGGTGCGCTGCCGCAATGTCGCGAGCCATGCGCAGGAAGCGAGCACGCGGAAATTTCTTGAGCGCCGCATCAAGCGTATCGGCCCCTAGAATTGTGTGCTTCTTCATCACCTCGAACTCTTCTGCCGTCAGCTTGCCTGGTTTCAAAAGCACGCCGTCGGGGATGCCTACTTTACCGATATCGTGCAGCGGGCTCGTTTGATAGATCAAGCGAATGAACTCGCCATCGATCACATCGGCGAACTGCGGCATATTTGCCATCGCGCGGGCCAGGCAACGTGAATACTCGCGCACGCGTTCAAGGTGTTCGCCTGTTTCGGTATCACGTGACTCGGCCAGGCGAGCCATCGCGAAGATCACCAGATCGCGCGTTTCTAGTCCGACCAGGCGAATTCCCGCATTAATCCTGGCCAACAGTTCCGGCGGATTAAATGGCTTGACCATGAAATCGTCGGCGCCAGAGGCCATCCCTTCGACGATCTCCTCGTGACGGCCACGACTGGTCAACAAGATGCAGTAGATATAGTGTTCTGTGTAACGTTGACGAATCTCGCGACACAATTCCAAACCATTCATCACCGGCATTTCCCAATCGGTAATCACGATGTGAATCTCGTGTTCGTCTAAGATTTCAAGCGCCTCGCGTCCATCAAACGCGGTGTAGACCAAGAAGTTCTCTAGAGACAAATAATGCTCGATCATCTCCAGAGCAATATCATCGTCGTCGACAACCAGAACACTCGTCTTATTTTCCATGGCTAGGTCGACGCCTCCTCAACGAAACTTCTCTCTAAGAGCTGATTAACCGCTTGCTCACACAACTCAAACTTCTGGTTCAGTTCATGGAGCATGCTTTGGTATCCTTGCGTCTGCTTCTGGCGGCCGGCAAGTTCGATGGTTCCCGCAACTTGGGAAACCGCCTGAGCACCCACATTCGCGGCCATTCCTTTGAGAGAATGCGCCACTTGTACGATCTCTGTCACTGCCCCGGAGTCGACGTTCAGCTGAAGCCGATCAATCTCGGTTCGCGCCTTGACGACGAACTTACCAAGCACACGTTGTATCAACGCATTATCACCACCGCAGCGTTCCTCAAGGTCGGCTAACGCAATCTGATCGGTTACGTCAGCCTCGTCCATGGTGGCCGTTTGCTCAAACGTTTCGGCGGCGGCTGTCGACACAGCCTCGCTGGCCGGTGACTCGTCTGCCGTGTGCGCAGCGATTTGCTGAGAGTGTTGCCGCGTGGGGCGACTCTCGTCGAGTTGCGTGAGGATCACCGAAATGAGTTCCATCCGATTGACGGGCTTCATCACATAGCCATCCATGCCAGCGGCTAGGCAGCGTT comes from the Bremerella cremea genome and includes:
- a CDS encoding LamG-like jellyroll fold domain-containing protein translates to MKRHATLLFLSIGMGLLAVTSIIAQEKEANPTPFLEHDRHLHHHNHHHGTEEATAKRFYTTRSSNVKLPLPTEEDAFVFAVFGDRTGGPDEGVNILADAVRDVNLIEPDLVMTVGDLINGYNKTDKWLTQMKEFKTIMNELLCPWFPVAGNHDIYWRPLNDPQILPKQHEEHYEMHFGPLWYSFQHKNCNFIVLFSDEGDPETGEKTFSKPGAQKVSEEQFAFLKEALERGKDCDHQFLFLHHPRWLGGGYGNDWKDRVHPLLKDTGNVTAVFAGHIHYMRYDPQDGIEYVTLATVGGGQSSKIPEAGYLHQYHLVTVRPKQVAMAAFPVGEVINVREITGELQQQAIKLAEQKPQIESTLVIRDNEPMEGKVTATINNPTDRPIDFTLTPTSRDSRWSIEPNHTHGHVKPGESQKVTFRVAYNGEKIDDSFHGINLVLAQDYLARTTRYAIPESTTPVEFQIDAEMIDDDAPNRALSLDEEGDAVGIASTELKLPEGPFTIEGWFNANSYAERVGLIAKTQGSEFSIFLNDGKPSASVHLGGKYRSVHSSEDVPTGKWTHVAFVRDDAQLSLFVDGKLADQTELDPSWKRKTNDLPLFIGADPDGSAQPMSFFDGQVDEVRISSKPLYKKPFTPERRLKATDDTVLLLNFDQAIGPYHLDRGPHKASVQVHGTPQLTAPLD
- a CDS encoding HD-GYP domain-containing protein, whose translation is MENKTSVLVVDDDDIALEMIEHYLSLENFLVYTAFDGREALEILDEHEIHIVITDWEMPVMNGLELCREIRQRYTEHYIYCILLTSRGRHEEIVEGMASGADDFMVKPFNPPELLARINAGIRLVGLETRDLVIFAMARLAESRDTETGEHLERVREYSRCLARAMANMPQFADVIDGEFIRLIYQTSPLHDIGKVGIPDGVLLKPGKLTAEEFEVMKKHTILGADTLDAALKKFPRARFLRMARDIAAAHHEKWDGSGYPYGLSGTDIPLSARIVAVADVYDALTTRRIYKDAYPTDYAEKVIRENSGKHFDPNVVTAFENCKDQFVQLVDRYSDATSEEAADLMTSS